From Choloepus didactylus isolate mChoDid1 chromosome 19, mChoDid1.pri, whole genome shotgun sequence, one genomic window encodes:
- the TNFRSF6B gene encoding tumor necrosis factor receptor superfamily member 6B isoform X1 encodes MLGDQGTAWGQRTGGRDSAENGVTAVPSGGHCAPPRESSCGAGPARPPLPYIGRRQGCPAGARGRRALPEAADVRARGSPMRTPERTGLCPLSPPWALLALLLALSVRGAAADAPTFPWRDAETREWLVCGQCPPGTFVQRPCRRGSPTACGACPPRHYTQFWNYLERCRYCNVICGEREEEARPCSATHNRACRCQPGFYAHAGFCLEHAPCPPGAGVLAPGTPSQNTQCRPCAPGSYSASSSSSERCQPHRNCTALGLALNVAGSAFRDALCTSCAGFTLGTREPAEPGNEECERAAIDFVAFQDIPLKKLRRLRQALAGSGAQRPPPRGEDRAALQLELRRRLAELHGPRPGALLGRLLQALRAARLPGLERSVRARFLPAAAP; translated from the exons ATGCTGGGCGACCAGGGGACTGCCTGGGGGCAGAGGACAGGGGGCCGTGACAGTGCGGAAAATGGGGTCACAGCAGTGccttctggaggtcactgtgccCCCCCCCGGGAGAGTTCCTGCGGGGCGGGGCCTGCCCGCCCTCCCCTGCCCTATATAGGCCGCCGCCAGGGCTGCCCGGCAGGAGCGCGCGGCAGGAG GGCGCTCCCGGAGGCCGCCGACGTGCGCGCGAGAGGCTCCCCCATGCGGACGCCGGAGAGGACGGGCCTGTGCCCGTTGTCCCCGCCGTGGGCGCTGCTCGCCCTGTTGCTGGCGCTGTCGGTGCGCGGGGCAGCGGCGGACGCGCCCACCTTCCCGTGGCGAGACGCGGAGACGCGGGAGTGGCTGGTGTGCGGCCAGTGCCCCCCGGGCACCTTTGTGCAGCGGCCCTGCCGCCGGGGCAGCCCCACGGCGTGCGGCGCGTGCCCGCCGCGCCACTACACACAGTTCTGGAACTACCTGGAGCGCTGCCGCTACTGCAACGTCATCTGTGGGGAGCGCGAGGAGGAGGCGCGGCCGTGCAGCGCCACCCACAACCGTGCCTGCCGCTGCCAGCCCGGCTTCTACGCGCACGCCGGGTTCTGCCTGGAGCACGCGCCCTGCCCGCCCGGGGCCGGCGTGCTCGCGCCCG GCACTCCTAGCCAGAATACGCAGTGCCGGCCGTGCGCCCCGGGCAGCTACTCCGCCAGCAGCTCGAGCTCAGAGCGCTGCCAGCCCCATCGGAACTGCACGGCCCTGGGCCTGGCCCTCAATGTGGCGGGCTCCGCCTTCCGCGACGCGCTGTGCACCAGCTGCGCGGGCTTCACACTCGGCACCCGGGAGCCGGCCGAGCCAG GGAACGAGGAGTGCGAGCGCGCCGCCATCGACTTCGTGGCTTTCCAGGACATCCCGCTCAAGAAGCTCCGGCGGCTGCGGCAGGCCCTGGCGGGCTCGGGGGCGCAGAGGCCGCCGCCGCGTGGGGAGGACCGCGCGGCCTTGCAGCTGGAGCTGCGGCGGCGGCTGGCGGAGTTGCACGGCCCGCGGCCCGGGGCGCTGCTGGGGCGGCTGCTGCAGGCGCTTCGGGCCGCGCGGCTGCCGGGGCTGGAGCGGAGCGTGCGCGCGCGCTTCCTCCCCGCCGCGGCGCCCTGA
- the TNFRSF6B gene encoding tumor necrosis factor receptor superfamily member 6B isoform X2 → MRTPERTGLCPLSPPWALLALLLALSVRGAAADAPTFPWRDAETREWLVCGQCPPGTFVQRPCRRGSPTACGACPPRHYTQFWNYLERCRYCNVICGEREEEARPCSATHNRACRCQPGFYAHAGFCLEHAPCPPGAGVLAPGTPSQNTQCRPCAPGSYSASSSSSERCQPHRNCTALGLALNVAGSAFRDALCTSCAGFTLGTREPAEPGNEECERAAIDFVAFQDIPLKKLRRLRQALAGSGAQRPPPRGEDRAALQLELRRRLAELHGPRPGALLGRLLQALRAARLPGLERSVRARFLPAAAP, encoded by the exons ATGCGGACGCCGGAGAGGACGGGCCTGTGCCCGTTGTCCCCGCCGTGGGCGCTGCTCGCCCTGTTGCTGGCGCTGTCGGTGCGCGGGGCAGCGGCGGACGCGCCCACCTTCCCGTGGCGAGACGCGGAGACGCGGGAGTGGCTGGTGTGCGGCCAGTGCCCCCCGGGCACCTTTGTGCAGCGGCCCTGCCGCCGGGGCAGCCCCACGGCGTGCGGCGCGTGCCCGCCGCGCCACTACACACAGTTCTGGAACTACCTGGAGCGCTGCCGCTACTGCAACGTCATCTGTGGGGAGCGCGAGGAGGAGGCGCGGCCGTGCAGCGCCACCCACAACCGTGCCTGCCGCTGCCAGCCCGGCTTCTACGCGCACGCCGGGTTCTGCCTGGAGCACGCGCCCTGCCCGCCCGGGGCCGGCGTGCTCGCGCCCG GCACTCCTAGCCAGAATACGCAGTGCCGGCCGTGCGCCCCGGGCAGCTACTCCGCCAGCAGCTCGAGCTCAGAGCGCTGCCAGCCCCATCGGAACTGCACGGCCCTGGGCCTGGCCCTCAATGTGGCGGGCTCCGCCTTCCGCGACGCGCTGTGCACCAGCTGCGCGGGCTTCACACTCGGCACCCGGGAGCCGGCCGAGCCAG GGAACGAGGAGTGCGAGCGCGCCGCCATCGACTTCGTGGCTTTCCAGGACATCCCGCTCAAGAAGCTCCGGCGGCTGCGGCAGGCCCTGGCGGGCTCGGGGGCGCAGAGGCCGCCGCCGCGTGGGGAGGACCGCGCGGCCTTGCAGCTGGAGCTGCGGCGGCGGCTGGCGGAGTTGCACGGCCCGCGGCCCGGGGCGCTGCTGGGGCGGCTGCTGCAGGCGCTTCGGGCCGCGCGGCTGCCGGGGCTGGAGCGGAGCGTGCGCGCGCGCTTCCTCCCCGCCGCGGCGCCCTGA